From the genome of Thermodesulfobacteriota bacterium, one region includes:
- a CDS encoding FliH/SctL family protein translates to MRDSSSPKPLSLKNLEEDSSLKEPERFYPFFEGRPEEVKIQIEKDETQNIEEEIRKTFEEAYRQGEKAGYEMGMKKAEAVIKRFNSYLSGFEEFKKEMTKKAERLAFEIAFAVAEAIVLKECSVDKSSVLNMIKKALELCEKKSEVVLKVRTDDYNYIISSISGIRVEPDETLKEPGFVIESNFGIIDGTLKTQIEELKREISKFFE, encoded by the coding sequence ATGAGAGATTCATCTAGTCCAAAACCTCTCTCCCTTAAAAATCTTGAGGAAGACTCTTCTTTGAAGGAACCAGAAAGATTTTACCCATTTTTCGAGGGAAGACCAGAAGAGGTAAAGATCCAGATAGAAAAAGATGAGACACAAAACATAGAGGAAGAAATAAGAAAGACATTCGAAGAGGCTTACCGTCAGGGAGAGAAAGCCGGGTACGAAATGGGAATGAAAAAGGCTGAAGCTGTGATTAAAAGGTTTAACAGCTACCTTTCAGGTTTCGAAGAGTTTAAAAAAGAGATGACAAAGAAGGCAGAAAGATTAGCATTTGAAATCGCGTTTGCTGTTGCGGAGGCGATCGTATTGAAGGAGTGTTCGGTTGACAAAAGCTCTGTGCTTAATATGATAAAGAAGGCTTTGGAGCTTTGCGAGAAAAAGAGTGAAGTTGTGCTAAAAGTCCGCACTGACGACTATAATTACATCATTAGTTCCATAAGTGGAATTCGGGTTGAACCTGACGAGACGCTTAAAGAACCTGGTTTTGTCATAGAGAGTAATTTTGGAATCATC
- the fliG gene encoding flagellar motor switch protein FliG: MNQLSELTGARKAAILLLTIDDRISREVLKGLEEREIQLIAREISNLKFVSEEAIQRVHEEFVNIVAKRTRTIIDGEDLFIKLLKETLGEEKAEGFLAQIQGRKGMPGEFLKTCDPRVLAYVLKGEHPQTIALVLSTIGARKAHEVLINLPEKLQWDVLMRIATLEKVDKKILEDVETVLREQLEAIGVVEGRELGGVEMVANILNQMDRSQETTLLGKIEEKDHDLAERIRRLMFTFDDLLKIDNRGIQILLKEISSEDLTIALKGASEQIKEKIFSNMSERARAMLKEDIEALGPIRVSEVEKAQQRIAMVAKKLESEGKIVVSRGNERFI; the protein is encoded by the coding sequence GTGAATCAGTTAAGCGAGCTTACGGGAGCCAGAAAAGCGGCAATACTTCTTTTGACTATAGATGATCGAATCTCAAGGGAGGTATTAAAGGGTCTCGAAGAGAGAGAGATTCAGCTTATCGCAAGGGAGATTTCCAATCTCAAGTTCGTTTCCGAAGAGGCTATTCAGAGGGTTCACGAAGAATTTGTGAATATAGTCGCAAAAAGGACAAGGACAATCATAGATGGGGAGGACCTATTTATAAAACTACTTAAAGAGACTCTAGGAGAGGAAAAAGCTGAGGGGTTCTTAGCCCAGATCCAGGGCAGAAAAGGGATGCCTGGTGAATTTTTGAAAACCTGCGATCCAAGGGTTTTGGCATACGTGCTGAAAGGGGAACATCCCCAAACTATCGCCCTAGTTCTCTCCACAATCGGGGCAAGAAAAGCTCACGAAGTCCTAATTAATCTTCCAGAAAAGTTACAATGGGACGTCCTTATGCGGATTGCAACCTTAGAAAAAGTAGACAAAAAGATTTTGGAAGATGTGGAGACTGTACTGAGAGAGCAGCTCGAAGCTATAGGAGTAGTTGAGGGAAGAGAGCTGGGCGGGGTAGAGATGGTTGCAAATATTCTTAACCAGATGGACAGGTCTCAAGAAACGACTCTCCTAGGTAAGATTGAAGAAAAAGACCATGACCTTGCCGAACGCATAAGGCGATTAATGTTCACTTTCGATGATCTTTTGAAAATCGATAACAGAGGAATTCAAATCCTACTGAAAGAAATATCTTCTGAAGATCTAACTATTGCTTTAAAAGGGGCTTCAGAGCAGATAAAGGAAAAGATATTCTCGAACATGTCCGAAAGGGCAAGGGCTATGCTTAAGGAAGATATCGAAGCACTAGGACCGATAAGAGTTTCGGAAGTCGAAAAGGCACAGCAGAGGATCGCCATGGTTGCGAAGAAACTCGAGTCAGAAGGAAAGATAGTAGTTTCACGCGGAAATGAGAGATTCATCTAG
- the fliF gene encoding flagellar basal-body MS-ring/collar protein FliF, which produces MPDLDLYVRGTKDYIRSLPKGKLYTYFLILILIIAGSVIGLSFLQKESYSLLFSGLSIEDASMIVTRLKEQRIPYRLEAGGTAIYVPKDKVHEIRLALASQNALPGSGSVGFELFDKASYGMTEFMQNINYRRAVQGELQRTINQMPEIAASRVHIAIPEKSLFVEKEKEPTASVLLKLRPGKTLSREQVMGIVHLVSRSVEGLKPENVVVVDAQGKILYKGGEKDSVTFISAQQFELQRTVERKIEESLQSMLDQFLNVGRSIVRVSVDLNLRKVEKLEEEYQPDKTVLTSEKRLKERSTSRSTSPGGVPGVRSNVRREDQQSRESEKTQMSEREESEANYEVSRTVRKIVEPFGEIKRISVAVVVDGKYEIVKTQKGEEIKYIPRTNKELEDIRKLVARAIGFDEQRGDTIEVINMPFETESLVEERAQMEREEKREMILTLAKYGFYTLMAFAIIFFLVRPILLLLRKPRPKVEEAYEMIKEGKVALQRELEAGAQAVPVPDSVQKLIGEKKIDADTVRAVIKDWMRGNA; this is translated from the coding sequence ATGCCTGACCTCGATTTATACGTTAGGGGAACGAAAGATTACATAAGGTCATTACCTAAAGGAAAGCTTTATACATACTTTCTTATACTCATTTTGATCATTGCCGGCTCAGTGATCGGTCTTTCTTTTTTACAGAAAGAGAGTTATAGTCTTCTATTTTCCGGACTCTCGATTGAAGACGCGTCTATGATCGTAACGAGACTCAAAGAGCAAAGGATTCCCTATAGACTTGAGGCGGGAGGCACGGCTATCTACGTGCCTAAGGATAAGGTTCACGAAATCAGACTCGCTTTGGCTTCGCAAAACGCCCTTCCTGGAAGTGGGAGTGTCGGATTCGAGCTATTTGATAAAGCAAGCTATGGTATGACAGAATTTATGCAAAATATAAACTATAGAAGAGCAGTTCAAGGCGAGTTGCAAAGGACGATTAACCAAATGCCTGAAATAGCCGCCTCCAGGGTCCACATTGCCATCCCCGAAAAATCACTATTTGTGGAAAAAGAAAAGGAACCAACCGCCTCAGTGTTGTTAAAACTAAGACCTGGAAAGACCCTTTCCAGGGAACAGGTCATGGGGATTGTCCATCTTGTTTCCAGAAGTGTGGAGGGGCTTAAGCCAGAAAACGTTGTAGTTGTTGACGCCCAAGGGAAAATACTTTATAAGGGCGGAGAAAAAGACAGTGTGACTTTCATCTCTGCCCAACAGTTCGAATTGCAAAGGACTGTGGAACGAAAGATAGAAGAGTCATTGCAATCCATGCTTGATCAGTTTCTGAACGTAGGTAGATCTATAGTGAGGGTATCCGTAGACCTAAACTTGAGAAAGGTAGAAAAATTAGAAGAAGAGTACCAGCCGGATAAAACCGTTTTGACAAGCGAGAAAAGGCTTAAAGAGAGATCAACGAGCAGATCGACAAGTCCTGGGGGAGTGCCAGGAGTAAGATCTAATGTCCGTAGAGAGGATCAACAATCGAGAGAAAGCGAAAAAACCCAAATGTCAGAAAGGGAGGAAAGTGAGGCCAACTATGAAGTGAGTAGGACCGTTCGAAAAATCGTTGAGCCTTTTGGTGAAATAAAGAGGATTTCAGTTGCTGTAGTTGTTGACGGGAAATACGAAATAGTAAAGACCCAAAAAGGAGAAGAGATTAAGTATATCCCCAGGACTAACAAGGAGTTGGAGGATATAAGGAAGCTTGTGGCGAGAGCGATTGGGTTTGACGAACAAAGAGGAGATACAATCGAAGTGATAAATATGCCTTTTGAGACCGAAAGTCTTGTGGAAGAAAGAGCCCAGATGGAAAGAGAAGAGAAAAGAGAAATGATCCTAACCCTTGCAAAATATGGTTTTTATACGTTGATGGCCTTCGCCATTATCTTTTTTCTTGTAAGGCCTATCTTGCTTCTCCTAAGAAAGCCGCGTCCCAAGGTTGAGGAAGCGTACGAGATGATAAAGGAAGGGAAAGTAGCGTTACAGCGTGAACTGGAAGCTGGAGCTCAGGCGGTTCCTGTACCGGATAGTGTGCAAAAACTGATTGGTGAAAAGAAGATAGATGCCGACACCGTTAGGGCGGTAATCAAAGATTGGATGAGGGGGAATGCGTGA
- the fliE gene encoding flagellar hook-basal body complex protein FliE: MKVENIKLPDFSHSLEKANEKDAVSFKEFLRESLEKVAEIEKEATKEVERLAKNEFEDLHSVMIALEKADLTFQLMMQIRNKIITAYEEIMRMQV, encoded by the coding sequence ATGAAGGTGGAAAACATAAAATTGCCTGACTTTTCGCACTCATTAGAAAAGGCGAACGAAAAAGATGCGGTATCCTTTAAGGAATTTCTGAGGGAGTCCCTAGAAAAGGTCGCAGAAATAGAAAAAGAGGCAACCAAAGAGGTGGAAAGGCTTGCAAAGAATGAATTTGAGGATCTTCACAGTGTCATGATTGCGCTAGAAAAGGCGGATTTAACCTTCCAGCTGATGATGCAGATAAGGAACAAGATAATCACCGCATACGAAGAAATCATGAGAATGCAGGTGTAG
- the flgC gene encoding flagellar basal body rod protein FlgC, which translates to MASFDALKISASALSAQKIRMEIISSNLANIHTTKTEDGDPYRKKEVIFEPVDFKNTLQGKLQGVKVQEVVESNDPFNKVYDPSHPHADSDGYVNYPNVNIIEEMVDMVDASRSYEANLAVLNITKEMIIKTLEIVK; encoded by the coding sequence ATGGCATCTTTTGACGCTTTAAAAATCAGTGCTTCGGCGCTCTCTGCCCAAAAGATTAGAATGGAGATAATTTCATCTAACCTTGCTAACATTCACACCACAAAAACTGAAGATGGCGACCCCTATAGAAAAAAAGAGGTTATTTTCGAACCCGTGGATTTCAAAAATACCCTTCAAGGAAAGCTCCAAGGTGTGAAGGTGCAGGAAGTTGTAGAAAGTAACGATCCTTTTAATAAAGTCTATGATCCTTCTCACCCTCATGCAGATTCTGACGGCTATGTTAATTATCCGAATGTGAATATAATCGAGGAGATGGTCGACATGGTGGATGCTAGCCGGTCCTATGAAGCGAATCTTGCGGTTTTAAATATAACAAAGGAAATGATTATCAAAACACTAGAGATTGTAAAGTAG
- a CDS encoding flagellar basal body protein codes for MEKLSLIEKALNLRSFYHKILAGNVANANTPGYKRKDIDFESEMRREIKNSTQIRILEDHETSGQIEARDGNTVDLEKEVVKLTENFLAYSALIRVITKKFSMIRYIINEGRR; via the coding sequence ATGGAAAAACTGTCACTTATAGAGAAAGCATTAAATTTGAGGTCATTTTACCATAAGATACTTGCCGGAAACGTGGCGAATGCCAATACGCCGGGTTACAAAAGAAAGGACATAGATTTTGAATCGGAGATGAGAAGAGAAATAAAGAATTCTACCCAAATAAGAATCCTTGAAGATCACGAAACATCAGGACAGATTGAGGCTCGGGATGGTAATACCGTTGATTTGGAGAAAGAAGTAGTTAAGCTTACCGAAAACTTTCTTGCTTACTCAGCGTTAATCCGTGTCATCACGAAGAAGTTTTCGATGATCCGATACATCATAAATGAGGGAAGGAGATAA